Genomic DNA from Halobaculum sp. MBLA0147:
AGGGCGAGCGCGTCCGGCGAGCGAAGACCATCGGCGAGATCGGCGGGATCGACCAGCGGACGGAGGAGCTCAACTACGCCTCCTCGTTCAAGTGGCTCCCGGACTCCGACGAGTTCCAGCGCAACGACTCCTCGCTGCTCGACGAGATCCAAGAGGAGCGCGGCTGGAGTCGCTCGGAGCTGCTCTCGGAGATGGACGACCGCGAGGAGTTCCTCACCTACCTCCAAGACGAGGGGGTCACCGACTACCGGAAGTTCACGGCGCTGGTCAACGAGTACTACGCAGATCCCGAGGAGACGATGAGACGCGTCGAGGAGGACCGGCTGCTGGACGCACTCGCGGACGAGGACGTGGGCGACGACGGCGGTGGACTCGGGGGCGAGAGCACCGGTGGGGGCGGCGAAGACGACGGTGGTGACGGCGACGGCGGGTTCGCCGACGGCAACGCCGGGGACGAGGGTGGCGAGGACGACGACCTGGGAACTGGCGGAGGGGGCGACGAGGAGACGACGGCCGACGGTGACGACGGAGCGACGGGCGACGACGGCGACGGACTCGGTGACGGCCCCGCCGACTTCGACACGGAGCCGAGTGGGGACACGGACGGCAGGAGATCGGACGACGACCCGAGCGTGGGCGGAACCGAGTCGGACGGCGGCGCGGGTGCCGACGGAACCGGGTCGGATGGCGACACGATCGACGGGGACGACCCGGAGACGGACGGGGGAACGGACGACGACCACACCCGCTACGAGCCGAGTGAGGACCTCGGGCTGGAGTGACCGTGGTCTCGGTCGTCTGGTTCCTCCCGCTGGTGCTCGCGCTCGGACTGTTGGCCCCCATCGCGCTCGTCGCGGTCGACGACAGGATCGACCTGGCGGTCACGCGCGTGGCCGTGACGTTCTTCGGGCAGTACGTCGCCGAGGAGAGCGAACAGAAGGTGAACCAACAGCGGCGGATGCGGGCGGCACACGTCGGCGACACCCACCGCTCGTTCGCGGCTCGTACCCTGTTGTTCTCGACGCTCGCGGGGTTGGCCGGGAGTATCCTCGGCGTGTACGTCATCGCCGGCGTCCTGGCGGCGCTCCAACTCGGCAGCGACACGGTGGCGTCTGCGCTCCCGCCGCAACTGTCCTTCCTCGCGGCGCTGACGGACGTGTCGTCGCTCGGGGTCCTCGAGCTGTTCCCGCTGTTGTTGCTCTCCTCGGGGACGTTCGGTGCCGGGCTCGGACTGGGTGCCTACTACGGTCGGTGGATCGTGATGGACCAGCGTGCGTACGCCCGCGCCGGACGGATCGAGGCGACGCTGCCGCGGACGGTGGCGTTCGTCTACGCGCTCTCGCGGTCCGGGATGTCGTTCCCGAAGGTGATGACGACGCTGGCGGAGAACGAGGACGTGTACGGGGAGGCTGCACGGGAGTTGGGCGTGGCGGTCCGCGAGATGGAGACGCTGGGTGCCGACCCGCTGACGGCGATGGATCGGCTCTCGAACCGTACGCCGGCCGACAACATGGCGGAGTTCGCCGGCAACCTCTCGTCGGTGTTGGGCAGCGGGCGGAACCTCTCGGAGTTCCTCCGGAACCAGTACCACCGCTTCCAGGACGAGGCGGAGTCACAACAGGAGCAGTACCTCGAGATCCTCTCGACGATGGCGGAGGCGTACGTCACCGTCCTCGTCGCCGGCCCGTTGTTCCTCATCACGATCCTCGTCGTGATCGGACTCGTGTTGAGTTCGAACACGATCGGACTCCTCCGACTGATGGTGTACATGGCGATCCCACTGGCGACGTTCGCGTTCGTCGTCTACGTCGACTCCATCTCGCAGGGGAACGCCGACGGGACGACGGACGCCGGCGGGTTCACGGACCCACGGAAGGCGCTGGTCGCCGGCACCCTCGACGAGTCCGAGACGGACGGCGACGCGCTCGTCGGCGCCGTCGCCGTCGACACGGGCGACGAGGGTGGCGACACCGGTGGAGAAATTGGCGGGGGAGGTGGCGGCGGTGGCGGAACCGGCGGAACGGGTGGTGGTGACGGAGCTGCTGGGACGAGTGGCGACGGTCGTTCGACGCCCGACGGCGCCG
This window encodes:
- a CDS encoding type II secretion system F family protein — its product is MVSVVWFLPLVLALGLLAPIALVAVDDRIDLAVTRVAVTFFGQYVAEESEQKVNQQRRMRAAHVGDTHRSFAARTLLFSTLAGLAGSILGVYVIAGVLAALQLGSDTVASALPPQLSFLAALTDVSSLGVLELFPLLLLSSGTFGAGLGLGAYYGRWIVMDQRAYARAGRIEATLPRTVAFVYALSRSGMSFPKVMTTLAENEDVYGEAARELGVAVREMETLGADPLTAMDRLSNRTPADNMAEFAGNLSSVLGSGRNLSEFLRNQYHRFQDEAESQQEQYLEILSTMAEAYVTVLVAGPLFLITILVVIGLVLSSNTIGLLRLMVYMAIPLATFAFVVYVDSISQGNADGTTDAGGFTDPRKALVAGTLDESETDGDALVGAVAVDTGDEGGDTGGEIGGGGGGGGGTGGTGGGDGAAGTSGDGRSTPDGAAATTDGGTVDGDDGLGGSGGDGGLGSGGDGGLGSGGDGGLGGGGDGRLGGGGLGGDTDVSGDGDGGGLGGGDERYGDGGGHASAADPWQTSRERLAAYDTLSTYLEKLREPSRLVRDNPGVTAYVTLPVALVWIVVRAGTLPLEVFPAIRTLDSPIVEGTVFVLAAYAVAYEYEKRRTRGVEKAVPDFLDRMASVNDAGMSVVESVETLADDDVGALTPELERTWRDMQWGADLVTALHRLKDRVDSVLVTRAVALTTNAVAASGDVAPVLEIAADEARSTQQLRRERRQVMLTYLVVIYVSFFVFLGIVAALTTSFLPAIEGAELGGSLGGSVPGVGGGAGALGGIQNVNTDQYVVLFFHASAIQGIASGVVAGQLGEGNVRDGVKHVTLMLFVTYVAFTLVGA